Proteins from a genomic interval of Niabella soli DSM 19437:
- a CDS encoding DNA-directed RNA polymerase subunit omega, translating into MSKLRRHLSVGTPSSVETKSLQEIKNKTGNIYESISIVAKRANQINISIKEELHNKLDEFASHTDTLEEIHENKEQIEISRAYERMPNPALLATQEFLDDKIYYRKAEDELFS; encoded by the coding sequence ATGAGCAAATTAAGAAGGCATCTTAGCGTAGGCACCCCCAGCAGTGTTGAAACAAAAAGCCTGCAGGAAATAAAAAACAAGACGGGTAATATTTACGAGTCTATTTCCATTGTTGCCAAACGTGCCAATCAGATCAATATTTCCATCAAAGAAGAGTTGCATAATAAACTGGATGAATTTGCCAGTCACACCGATACACTGGAAGAGATTCACGAAAATAAAGAGCAGATCGAGATTTCCCGGGCTTATGAAAGAATGCCGAACCCGGCACTGTTGGCTACCCAGGAATTTTTAGATGATAAGATCTACTATCGTAAAGCAGAGGACGAATTGTTCAGCTAG
- the coaBC gene encoding bifunctional phosphopantothenoylcysteine decarboxylase/phosphopantothenate--cysteine ligase CoaBC, whose protein sequence is MFAGKKILIGVSGSIAAYKIVHLVRLLVKAKAEVQVIMTPAAKEFVTPLTLATLSKKEVLTDLATGNTWANHVALGRWADLLLIAPLSCNTLAKMANGHCDNLLLSVYLSATCPVMVSPAMDEDMWQHPATKKNIETIKSFGNIVLAPHHGELASGLIGEGRMEEPEQIIRYIEAFFAARQQQDLSGKKILITAGPTHEAIDPVRFIGNHSSGKMGYALAIECRRRGADVTLVLGPAPEILKQDLLGITVINVIAAEEMYQACLEHFKTSDIAIMAAAVADYRPARVSDIKIKKQEGGLDLNLVKTKDILASLGALKSAHQLLVGFALETNNEEVNALEKLRKKNADYIIMNSLNDGVAFGADSNKITIYSGKGEKYSFDTKSKNEIARDIIDAVLHDHAVQTV, encoded by the coding sequence ATGTTTGCAGGAAAAAAAATACTCATTGGCGTCAGCGGCAGCATTGCGGCGTATAAAATAGTGCACCTGGTACGGCTGCTGGTGAAAGCAAAAGCCGAAGTGCAGGTTATCATGACCCCTGCAGCAAAAGAATTTGTTACACCGCTCACCCTTGCTACTCTTTCAAAAAAAGAAGTATTGACGGATTTGGCCACCGGTAATACCTGGGCCAACCACGTGGCATTGGGCCGGTGGGCCGATCTGCTGCTTATTGCCCCGCTGAGCTGCAATACGCTTGCAAAAATGGCAAACGGGCATTGCGATAACCTATTGTTATCGGTGTATCTTTCGGCAACCTGCCCGGTGATGGTTTCGCCTGCAATGGATGAAGACATGTGGCAACATCCCGCCACAAAGAAAAATATCGAAACTATAAAATCGTTTGGCAATATAGTGTTGGCGCCCCATCATGGCGAACTGGCCAGTGGGCTTATTGGCGAGGGGCGGATGGAAGAACCGGAGCAGATCATCCGGTATATAGAGGCTTTTTTCGCCGCCAGGCAACAACAGGATCTCTCCGGGAAAAAAATATTGATCACTGCCGGCCCAACGCATGAGGCGATTGACCCGGTGCGTTTTATCGGCAATCATTCTTCCGGGAAAATGGGCTATGCGCTCGCCATCGAATGCCGGCGGCGCGGGGCCGATGTAACCCTGGTACTGGGGCCTGCCCCTGAGATCCTGAAACAGGACCTGCTGGGCATTACGGTGATAAACGTTATTGCCGCCGAAGAAATGTACCAGGCATGCCTGGAGCATTTTAAAACAAGCGATATTGCAATAATGGCCGCTGCTGTTGCGGATTACCGGCCTGCCCGGGTAAGCGATATTAAAATAAAAAAACAGGAGGGCGGCCTGGACCTGAACCTGGTAAAAACCAAAGACATTCTTGCCAGTCTGGGCGCTCTCAAATCGGCACACCAATTATTGGTGGGCTTTGCGCTGGAGACCAATAACGAGGAAGTCAACGCATTGGAGAAGCTTAGGAAAAAAAACGCCGATTACATCATAATGAATTCTTTAAATGACGGCGTTGCATTTGGCGCAGACAGCAACAAAATAACCATCTATTCGGGGAAGGGCGAAAAATACTCCTTCGATACAAAATCAAAAAATGAAATTGCGCGGGATATTATTGACGCGGTATTACACGACCATGCAGTTCAAACAGTTTAA
- a CDS encoding DUF4296 domain-containing protein, translated as MQQPIFIKRVLALSVGFFLMTACGRPKGILPQDKMEAVLWDVAKGSDFVNSNIYYKYPQLNRAAVNQEVLNKIFSLHKVTKKEFFNSLDYYQQRPDVYIAMLDSIKSRQTKEQGLRPNTSDSARAAQAIK; from the coding sequence ATGCAGCAACCTATTTTTATAAAACGAGTTTTGGCGCTATCTGTGGGCTTTTTTCTGATGACCGCCTGCGGGCGCCCAAAAGGAATTTTGCCGCAGGACAAGATGGAAGCCGTATTGTGGGATGTTGCGAAAGGGAGTGATTTCGTTAACAGTAACATATACTATAAATATCCGCAACTTAATCGCGCGGCGGTTAACCAGGAAGTGCTTAACAAAATATTCAGCTTGCACAAAGTAACCAAAAAAGAGTTCTTTAACAGTCTTGATTACTATCAACAGCGACCGGATGTTTACATCGCGATGCTGGATTCGATAAAGAGCCGGCAAACCAAAGAACAGGGGCTTCGGCCTAACACTTCCGACTCCGCAAGAGCGGCGCAGGCCATCAAATAA
- a CDS encoding outer membrane protein assembly factor BamD, whose translation MRFFVFIFTLFFLSSCGPGMNKILKSKDPAYKLKMAEDFYAKKKYGKAQQVYEDILPYYKTTPQYQDIYYKYAYAAYYQKDYTMAENYFKTFLESFPNSPKYEEMEYMRAYLFYLQSPKAELDQTNTNKAIGAMQTFINTHPNSVRLADANRIVEELWKKKELKDYKSAKLYYDMGYYRAAGVSFATLLENFPESSNADEYKLQSVKAYYQFAEASVMDKKAERFTDVVTKCQEFLDRFPDSKYKADVEKYSELSNSQIQKLNHNEQIKKAS comes from the coding sequence ATGAGATTTTTCGTATTCATTTTTACGTTGTTCTTTTTGTCGTCCTGCGGGCCCGGCATGAATAAAATTTTAAAAAGTAAAGATCCCGCCTACAAGCTGAAAATGGCGGAGGATTTTTATGCAAAAAAGAAATACGGGAAAGCCCAGCAGGTATACGAAGACATTCTCCCCTATTATAAAACAACACCGCAATACCAGGATATTTATTATAAGTATGCGTACGCCGCGTATTACCAGAAGGATTATACCATGGCGGAAAACTATTTCAAGACCTTCCTGGAAAGCTTTCCCAATAGCCCCAAGTATGAAGAAATGGAATACATGAGGGCCTATCTCTTTTACCTGCAGTCTCCAAAAGCGGAATTGGATCAAACCAATACCAATAAGGCAATTGGCGCGATGCAGACCTTTATTAACACCCATCCGAATTCCGTGCGCCTGGCAGATGCCAACCGGATTGTGGAAGAATTATGGAAGAAAAAAGAACTTAAAGATTATAAGAGCGCAAAGCTTTATTACGACATGGGCTACTACCGGGCTGCCGGTGTAAGTTTTGCTACTTTGCTTGAAAACTTTCCTGAATCCAGCAATGCAGATGAATACAAACTCCAGTCTGTAAAAGCTTATTATCAATTTGCAGAAGCAAGTGTTATGGATAAAAAGGCAGAGCGTTTTACCGATGTAGTTACCAAATGCCAGGAATTTTTAGACCGGTTCCCAGATAGTAAATATAAGGCTGATGTTGAGAAATACTCGGAACTTTCCAATTCACAAATACAAAAATTAAATCATAATGAGCAAATTAAGAAGGCATCTTAG